Proteins encoded in a region of the Bacillota bacterium genome:
- the ruvC gene encoding crossover junction endodeoxyribonuclease RuvC, with amino-acid sequence MAEGQRIIGIDPGLVDTGYGVVEVSRCSVRLVEAGLVRTTASARLEVRLKEIFDGVLSILSEHLPAAVIVEDLYTSYRHPRTAVLMGHARGVILLAAGARGIEVVSYPPARVKKALTGQGTASKEQIQRMIQVRLGLEEVPEPDHVADALALALCHHNFLTHATYEMSGARQR; translated from the coding sequence ATGGCCGAAGGCCAACGGATCATCGGCATCGATCCCGGCCTCGTTGATACTGGGTACGGCGTCGTCGAAGTGTCTCGCTGCTCGGTGCGCCTAGTCGAGGCGGGGCTCGTTCGCACAACCGCGTCCGCCCGCCTCGAAGTACGGCTCAAGGAGATATTCGACGGGGTGCTGTCGATCTTGTCCGAGCACCTTCCGGCCGCGGTCATAGTTGAAGACCTTTACACGAGCTACCGGCACCCCAGGACCGCCGTGCTGATGGGTCACGCCCGCGGCGTCATCCTGCTCGCCGCCGGGGCCAGAGGGATCGAAGTCGTCTCGTACCCGCCGGCGCGCGTGAAGAAGGCGCTCACGGGGCAGGGCACGGCCAGCAAGGAACAGATCCAAAGGATGATTCAGGTGCGGTTGGGCCTCGAGGAAGTCCCCGAGCCGGATCACGTGGCCGACGCGCTCGCTCTTGCGCTTTGCCATCACAACTTCCTTACACATGCCACGTACGAGATGTCGGGGGCGCGACAGCGTTAG
- a CDS encoding Holliday junction branch migration protein RuvA encodes MISAITGKLVRIQEDRVSIEVGGLSYDVLVSPSTARALVPRREQEVRLETIFYIQGVPGGVGNTVPVLVGFLSEVDKEFFEHFITVGGIGPKAALKALTVPTPRVARAIEDSDIATLSSLPGIGKQRAARIVAELRGKVGRFALRAEGEEAERQAGGAVAGRVAAATAIPPVDEVAAEALEVLLQLGYKRQEAEEMIRQVMAKRPELRTAEAVIQEIYRSSEHARERRGT; translated from the coding sequence TTGATCTCCGCGATCACGGGCAAACTCGTCCGCATTCAAGAAGACCGCGTCAGCATAGAGGTCGGCGGGCTCTCCTACGACGTGCTCGTATCTCCATCCACAGCCAGGGCGCTCGTGCCCCGGCGAGAGCAGGAGGTCAGGCTGGAGACCATATTCTACATCCAGGGGGTGCCAGGCGGTGTCGGCAACACCGTGCCTGTGCTCGTCGGATTCCTCAGCGAGGTCGACAAGGAGTTCTTCGAGCATTTCATCACCGTCGGAGGCATCGGCCCGAAAGCGGCCCTGAAAGCCCTCACGGTGCCGACGCCGCGCGTTGCGCGTGCCATCGAGGACTCCGACATAGCGACCCTTAGCTCGCTCCCGGGCATCGGCAAGCAGAGGGCGGCCAGGATCGTTGCGGAGTTGAGAGGGAAGGTCGGCAGGTTTGCGCTGAGAGCAGAGGGCGAGGAGGCGGAAAGGCAGGCCGGGGGCGCTGTGGCGGGGCGGGTGGCCGCCGCGACCGCGATTCCGCCCGTGGACGAGGTGGCGGCGGAGGCCCTCGAGGTCCTCTTGCAGCTCGGTTACAAGCGGCAAGAGGCCGAGGAAATGATCCGTCAGGTGATGGCCAAGCGACCGGAGCTTCGGACCGCGGAGGCGGTCATACAAGAGATATATAGGTCCTCGGAACATGCTAGAGAGCGACGCGGCACCTGA
- the ruvB gene encoding Holliday junction branch migration DNA helicase RuvB translates to MARVRLVSAEEQTEEETYQRSLRPSVLAEFTGQKQVVANLAIAVEAARRRNEALDHVLLYGPPGLGKTTLAHIIANEMKSNIISTSGPAIERPGDLMGILTNLEDGDVLFIDEIHRLPKVVEEFIYSAMEDFQIDFVVDKGAFAKTIKVPLKRFTLVGATTRAGLLSAPLRERFGIFHHLDFYPPEELAEILERSASILKVSVEDEARAEIARRSRGTPRIANRLLKRVRDYAQVKAEGVITKDVVAASLAMEGIDDAGLDNLDRKYLRAIIEFYGGGPVGIEALSATLNEEQDTLVDMVEPFLLKIGFVVRTASGRRATEHAFRHLGIAPNVQKGLPALF, encoded by the coding sequence ATGGCTCGAGTGAGGCTTGTAAGTGCGGAGGAACAGACAGAAGAAGAGACCTACCAGCGCAGCCTTCGCCCATCGGTGCTTGCCGAGTTCACCGGGCAGAAGCAGGTGGTCGCGAACCTTGCCATAGCTGTGGAGGCGGCGAGAAGGCGCAACGAGGCCCTTGACCACGTCCTTCTGTATGGCCCGCCCGGCCTCGGCAAGACTACGCTCGCGCACATAATCGCGAACGAGATGAAATCCAACATAATCTCGACGTCAGGGCCCGCCATAGAGCGGCCGGGCGACCTCATGGGCATACTCACGAACCTCGAGGACGGCGACGTGCTTTTCATCGACGAGATCCACAGGCTGCCCAAGGTGGTCGAGGAGTTCATCTACTCCGCCATGGAAGACTTCCAGATCGACTTCGTGGTGGACAAGGGAGCCTTCGCGAAGACGATAAAGGTCCCGCTCAAGCGTTTCACGCTCGTCGGCGCTACCACGAGGGCCGGGCTCCTTTCCGCGCCGCTCCGCGAGCGGTTCGGCATCTTCCATCACCTGGACTTCTATCCGCCGGAGGAGCTAGCTGAGATCCTCGAGAGATCCGCGTCCATACTGAAGGTCTCCGTGGAAGACGAGGCCAGGGCGGAGATCGCGCGGCGCTCGCGCGGCACGCCGAGGATCGCGAATCGGCTCCTGAAGAGAGTGCGCGACTACGCCCAGGTCAAGGCCGAAGGGGTCATCACGAAGGACGTGGTGGCCGCGTCCCTCGCCATGGAAGGCATAGACGATGCGGGCCTCGACAATCTCGACAGGAAGTATCTCAGGGCCATCATAGAGTTCTATGGGGGCGGCCCCGTAGGGATCGAGGCGCTCTCCGCCACGCTCAACGAGGAGCAGGACACCCTCGTCGACATGGTGGAGCCATTTCTTCTCAAGATAGGATTCGTGGTCCGCACAGCCAGCGGCCGTCGCGCCACGGAGCACGCTTTCAGACACCTGGGCATCGCACCGAATGTGCAGAAAGGCCTCCCTGCGTTATTCTAG
- a CDS encoding tryptophanase, whose product MGGRHVRKRSEYAEPYRIKMVEPIRQTSRSRREEVLREAGYNVFNIPSQEVYIDLLTDSGTSAMSDNQWAGLMIGDEAYAGSKNFYHLRDTVSELLGFKYVLPTHQGRGAENILTTMLVKPGDRVLGNMHFDTTEGHIRLKGGEPVNLVIKEGYETATRHPFKGNIDTGRLREEIRRYGRDRISFINITITCNSNGGQPVSMANIREVSAIAREHGIKVFFDAARFAENAYFIKEREEGYANKTIAEISREMFSYADGCTMSTKKDGLVNIGGLFATNDEALYRTAGQWGIVYEGFLTYGGLAGRDLEAMARGLREVVDEAYLEDRIGQVGYLGTRLLEEGVPIIEPPGGHGVYVDAKRLLPHLPQSAFPAQAIVAELYLEAGVRAVELGTAAFGRKDEKTGEQVFPELELVRLAVPRRVYTDRHMDVVARALGAIAGRKDKIRGMKLVYEAPVLRHFTARFEPL is encoded by the coding sequence ATGGGAGGAAGGCATGTGCGAAAGAGGTCCGAGTACGCCGAGCCGTACCGCATCAAGATGGTCGAGCCGATCAGGCAGACGTCGCGATCGAGGCGGGAGGAAGTGCTCCGTGAGGCTGGGTACAACGTCTTCAACATCCCTTCGCAGGAGGTGTACATAGATCTCCTTACCGACAGCGGGACCTCCGCGATGAGCGACAACCAGTGGGCGGGGCTGATGATCGGGGACGAGGCTTACGCCGGTAGCAAGAACTTCTACCACCTCCGTGATACCGTAAGCGAATTGCTGGGCTTCAAATACGTGCTCCCGACTCACCAGGGCAGGGGCGCTGAGAACATTCTCACGACGATGCTCGTGAAGCCCGGCGATCGGGTGCTTGGCAACATGCACTTCGATACCACCGAGGGGCACATCCGCCTGAAGGGCGGCGAGCCGGTCAACCTGGTGATAAAGGAAGGTTACGAGACTGCAACGCGCCATCCGTTCAAGGGCAACATAGATACCGGGCGGCTCCGGGAAGAGATACGCCGGTACGGAAGGGATCGCATATCCTTCATCAACATCACTATCACGTGCAACAGCAACGGCGGCCAACCGGTTTCCATGGCCAACATCCGCGAGGTTAGTGCAATAGCGAGGGAGCATGGGATCAAGGTCTTCTTCGACGCCGCGCGTTTTGCCGAAAACGCGTACTTCATCAAAGAGCGTGAGGAGGGCTACGCTAACAAGACCATCGCGGAGATTTCCCGGGAAATGTTCTCCTACGCGGACGGCTGCACCATGAGCACCAAGAAAGACGGCCTCGTAAACATCGGTGGCCTCTTCGCCACGAATGACGAGGCGCTCTACCGCACCGCCGGACAGTGGGGCATCGTCTACGAGGGCTTCCTCACCTACGGCGGGCTGGCAGGCCGCGACCTGGAAGCCATGGCGAGGGGTCTCCGCGAGGTAGTCGACGAGGCGTACCTTGAAGACCGCATCGGGCAGGTGGGCTACCTCGGGACCCGTCTCCTGGAGGAAGGCGTCCCCATCATCGAGCCGCCGGGCGGGCACGGGGTCTATGTGGACGCTAAGCGGCTCCTTCCGCACCTGCCGCAGAGCGCCTTCCCCGCCCAGGCCATCGTGGCCGAGCTTTACCTGGAGGCTGGCGTGCGCGCGGTGGAGCTCGGCACGGCCGCATTTGGCCGCAAAGACGAGAAAACGGGGGAGCAGGTCTTCCCCGAGCTCGAGCTCGTGCGGCTTGCGGTGCCGCGGCGGGTGTACACCGACAGGCACATGGACGTGGTGGCGCGTGCCCTAGGTGCGATCGCAGGCCGCAAAGACAAGATACGCGGCATGAAGCTGGTGTATGAGGCCCCGGTTCTGAGACACTTCACCGCGC